One segment of Lepus europaeus isolate LE1 chromosome 16, mLepTim1.pri, whole genome shotgun sequence DNA contains the following:
- the GRK4 gene encoding G protein-coupled receptor kinase 4 isoform X7 gives MHWVCACQVRATGKMYACKKLEKKRIKKRKGEAMALNEKKLLEKVNSRFVVSLAYTYETRDTLCLVLTIMNGGDLKFHIYNLGNPGFDEQRAVFYAAELCCGLEDLQRERIAYRDLKPENILLDDHGHIRISDLGLALEVPEGETVRGRVGTVGYMAPEVIDNENYTFSPDWWGLGCLIYEMIQGHSPFRKFKEKVKREEIERRVKMDTEVYSAKFSEDARSICRMLLTKNPKDRLGCRGEGAAGVKRHPVFQDINFSRLEVHLLAAPFCPDPHSVYCKDVVDIGQFSVIKGVYLDTTDSSFYAQFVTGCVPIPWQNEMIESGCFKDINESESEENLVVEEKRRTSVHKPKRSFFYRLFRRGGCLSAEKEGEPRR, from the exons ATGCACTGG GTTTGTGCCTGTCAAGTGCGAGCCACAGGAAAAATGTACGCCTGtaaaaagctagaaaaaaaaagaataaagaagaggAAAGGTGAAGCCATGGCTTTGAACGAGAAAAAACTGCTAGAAAAAGTGAACAGCAGATTTGTA GTTAGTTTAGCCTACACTTACGAAACCAGAGACACCTTGTGTTTGGTGCTGACCATCATGAATGGAGGGGACTTGAAGTTTCACATTTACAACCTGGGCAATCCTGGCTTTGATGAGCAGCGAGCTGTCTTCTACGCTGCCGAGCTGTGCTGCGGTCTGGAGGATTTGCAGAGGGAACGGATTGCATACAG AGATTTAAAGCCTGAGAATATTCTCCTCGACGACCATG GACATATCCGGATTTCGGATCTTGGCTTGGCCCTGGAGGTCCCAGAAGGGGAGACAGTTCGAGGAAGGGTCGGAACAGTCGGCTACATGG CTCCTGAAGTTATCGATAATGAAAACTACACCTTTAGCCCTGATTGGTGGGGGCTCGGCTGTCTGATTTATGAGATGATCCAGGGACATTCTCCGTTCaggaaatttaaagagaaagtgAAGCGGGAGGAGATCGAGCGCAGAGTGAAGATGGACACTGAGGTTTATTCCGCCAAGTTCTCCGAGGATGCCAGGTCCATCTGCAGGATG TTGCTCACCAAGAACCCCAAGGACCGGCTGGGCTGCAGGGGTGAAGGAGCTGCGGGGGTGAAGCGGCACCCCGTGTTTCAGGACATCAACTTCAGCAGGCTGGAGGTGCACCTGTTAGCTGCCCCCTTCTGCCCTGAT CCTCATTCGGTGTACTGTAAGGACGTCGTGGATATCGGGCAGTTCTCTGTCATCAAAGGAGTCTACCTGGacaccacagacagcagcttctACGCTCAGTTTGTTACGGGCTGTGTCCCCATCCCCTGGCAGAATGAG ATGATTGAGTCTGGGTGTTTCAAGGACATCAATGAAAGTGAAAGTGAGGAAAACCTGGTGGTGGAGGAGAAACGACGCACTTCAGTCCACAAGCCGAAGAGAAGCTTCTTCTACAGACTCTTCCGAAGAGGg GGCTGCCTGAGCGCCGAGAAGGAAGGGGAGCCGCGCCGCTGA
- the GRK4 gene encoding G protein-coupled receptor kinase 4 isoform X5: MHRKRSAKADRLGPAWGEKLAVCLPEIPPGVVKECKLRLKQDPSKKAFEECTGIVHSYLSKKPFEEYQESSYFSRFLQWKWLERQPVTKNTFRHYRVLGKGGFGEVCACQVRATGKMYACKKLEKKRIKKRKGEAMALNEKKLLEKVNSRFVVSLAYTYETRDTLCLVLTIMNGGDLKFHIYNLGNPGFDEQRAVFYAAELCCGLEDLQRERIAYRDLKPENILLDDHGHIRISDLGLALEVPEGETVRGRVGTVGYMAPEVIDNENYTFSPDWWGLGCLIYEMIQGHSPFRKFKEKVKREEIERRVKMDTEVYSAKFSEDARSICRMLLTKNPKDRLGCRGEGAAGVKRHPVFQDINFSRLEVHLLAAPFCPDPHSVYCKDVVDIGQFSVIKGVYLDTTDSSFYAQFVTGCVPIPWQNEMIESGCFKDINESESEENLVVEEKRRTSVHKPKRSFFYRLFRRGGCLSAEKEGEPRR; encoded by the exons ATGCACAGGAAAAGATCTGCAAAGGCAGACAGGCTGGGCCCGGCGTGGGGAGAG AAATTGGCAGTCTGTTTACCAGAAATACCTCCAGGTGTTGTGAAAGAATGTAAACTGAGGCTGAAGCAGGACCCTTCCAAAAAAGCCTTTGAGGAATGCACTGG AATTGTCCATAGCTATTTAAGCAAAAAACCATTTGAAGAATACCAAGAAAGCTCATATTTTTCTCGTTTTTTACAATGGAAATGGCTGGAAAG GCAACCAGTAACAAAGAACACATTTAGACATTACAGAGTTCTGGGAAAAGGCGGATTTGGAGAG GTTTGTGCCTGTCAAGTGCGAGCCACAGGAAAAATGTACGCCTGtaaaaagctagaaaaaaaaagaataaagaagaggAAAGGTGAAGCCATGGCTTTGAACGAGAAAAAACTGCTAGAAAAAGTGAACAGCAGATTTGTA GTTAGTTTAGCCTACACTTACGAAACCAGAGACACCTTGTGTTTGGTGCTGACCATCATGAATGGAGGGGACTTGAAGTTTCACATTTACAACCTGGGCAATCCTGGCTTTGATGAGCAGCGAGCTGTCTTCTACGCTGCCGAGCTGTGCTGCGGTCTGGAGGATTTGCAGAGGGAACGGATTGCATACAG AGATTTAAAGCCTGAGAATATTCTCCTCGACGACCATG GACATATCCGGATTTCGGATCTTGGCTTGGCCCTGGAGGTCCCAGAAGGGGAGACAGTTCGAGGAAGGGTCGGAACAGTCGGCTACATGG CTCCTGAAGTTATCGATAATGAAAACTACACCTTTAGCCCTGATTGGTGGGGGCTCGGCTGTCTGATTTATGAGATGATCCAGGGACATTCTCCGTTCaggaaatttaaagagaaagtgAAGCGGGAGGAGATCGAGCGCAGAGTGAAGATGGACACTGAGGTTTATTCCGCCAAGTTCTCCGAGGATGCCAGGTCCATCTGCAGGATG TTGCTCACCAAGAACCCCAAGGACCGGCTGGGCTGCAGGGGTGAAGGAGCTGCGGGGGTGAAGCGGCACCCCGTGTTTCAGGACATCAACTTCAGCAGGCTGGAGGTGCACCTGTTAGCTGCCCCCTTCTGCCCTGAT CCTCATTCGGTGTACTGTAAGGACGTCGTGGATATCGGGCAGTTCTCTGTCATCAAAGGAGTCTACCTGGacaccacagacagcagcttctACGCTCAGTTTGTTACGGGCTGTGTCCCCATCCCCTGGCAGAATGAG ATGATTGAGTCTGGGTGTTTCAAGGACATCAATGAAAGTGAAAGTGAGGAAAACCTGGTGGTGGAGGAGAAACGACGCACTTCAGTCCACAAGCCGAAGAGAAGCTTCTTCTACAGACTCTTCCGAAGAGGg GGCTGCCTGAGCGCCGAGAAGGAAGGGGAGCCGCGCCGCTGA